The genomic DNA TTGTTCCATAAGAGCAGCTTTTTGAAATTCAAACCCCCTGCATTCCTCGGTTCGCAAATATGCTCCCATGCTACTAATGCTTTCCTCCCATCAGTTTTCGCAGACCACAGAAAATTGCGACACAAAGCTTCAATTTTCTGGATTATTTTCTTAGGTAATGGGAACACACTCATCCAATAACTAGAGATTGACATGAGTACACTTTGGACCAGCTGTTGTCTACCCGCATAACTCAGGAATTTTACCGACCAGTGTTGGATTCTTGCCACCATTTTATCAATGAGAGGCTGACACTGAATTACAGACAGCTTCCTACTAGTGAGAGGTACTCCCAAGTATCTTATAGGTAGAGTCCCCTCCACACATCCCGTGGCTTCTCTTATAGCATGCTGAACCTCATAATCAGTCCCTCCAAAAAACACTTTACATTTATCCGGGTTAGCCTatagatatattaattgattttatttaagaaaaattacatttattaattttgactttgtagtgcccctataattttgttagccagtatttttcaaaaaaaaataaaattctagcAAGTATTTTCATAATCGAAAattatcttttaatatatatatatatatatatatatatatatatatatatatatatatatatatatatatatatagaggtaaAAATGCCCCTAAATTTATGGTGTCCTGGGCTGCCGCCCCATGAGCCACATGGCGTGCTTGCTCAACCTCACATTGATTCACATAAAATTGATCAAATTAGTGTTCACGAACACGTATGATGAGAATCAAAATTCGTAGAGAAGAGATTGATGTAAGATTGATGTGTATTGATATTTTTCTTCAGCTAGATTTGGTATTGGACCTAAACCAttttttctgttattttattgtttttcagttatttaaagggggtttcaAACCTTTGCAATCTATCTCGTTATTTTGTAGTGTACGTTGACTTTAACTGACGTGGTGTGACACATGGTTTGCCACCTCACCTTTTGTTAGACTAAACAGACGACATAGATCATAAGTGTGGATGGAAAAATTTAAGAGAAccaatattttaaagaaaatttttgaGAGATTAAAAACGAAATTTACATTATTTAGAAggataaaaaacatatttaatactaaaagataaaacaaattttaaattatttatttttgctaGAAGTTTTTTTTCATAagttattttgaaataaatttaaaaaagaatcacgaaaaatgtcaaaaaaatatttttttaagtttttcaaggaagaaaatttaatatttctttaTACTTATTTATTATCAATGCTTATCATTCGTGTTGTAGGCCATGCTGATGATCAACAAATTTCGCATACCATTAGTTTAGACAATAAGTTGTTTGGTTTCTCTGTAGTTTATGCCTCCACTAACTATATAACTAGAAGAAAACTCTGGCTAAGTCTCAATAACATTACGTCTAACATACCTTGGACTATCATAGGAGACTTTAACTCTATCGTTAGCACTGATGAGTAAAAAGGTAGTCACATTCCTGCCAAGGTTCCTATCAAGGACTTCTTTGATTGGACTGACTCTAACCAACTTATTCATATTCCCACATTAGGCAACTCTTATATTTGGTGTAATGGTAGAAAGGGTAGGCATAGAACTGAGAAAAAGCTTGATAGAGCTATTTGCAACATGGATCTCCTTGATATTTGTAGTAGTATTGATTACCACACTCTCTCTAAGATCAAATATGATCATTATCCCATATTGTTGACCCTTAATTTAAATAAGGTCTCTTTCAAATCACAGTTTAAGTTTCTTAAGATGTGGACTCACAGTGAAGAGTGCTATAAGGTTATTGAGGAGGCTTGGAAGGTTCAGGTCTTTGGTTGCCCTATGCATGTCTTGGACAGAAAGCTTAAGCTATTGAAAAAAAACTTAAGGATTGAAACAAAAGTAACTTTGGTGATATACAAAAGAAAGTTTATAATGTTGAGTTAGAGCTTAAGGATATTCAGAAAGATATAATGTTTCCAGTTACTCTGACTGTCTTCATAACAAAGAGATTAAAGCTCAACGTGAGCTTTAACTTGCCTTGAACATGGAAGAGGAATTTTAGAGGGAAAAATCTAGACTGAAATGGTAGGTGCAGGGAGACAGAAATACTAAATTTTTCCATACCTATGATAAGATTAGAAGGAAAACCAACCTTATTTCTTCTTTAGTCATTGATGATGTGGTGGTTAAAGAAACTTATATCATTGAAAGTCACATAGAAAGCCATTATAAGCAGCTTTTTAATCAGAATGTTAGCTTACAAGATAATGATTTAATTGACAAAGTTATTCCTTCCTTGTTTAACTCTCACACTAATGCTATGCTAACTATGATTCCTAGTCCTGATGAGATTTACAATGCTGTTATCAACCTCAATGCTGACTCTGCTCCTGGCCCCGATAGGTTTGGGGGAACATTCTTTCATCACTATTGGAAAATTGTTAAAACGGGTGTTATCAATGTTGTGACTCAATTCTTCTTGCAGGATTGGATGCTGCCCAATTTCAATGCTCATACTTTTGTGCTCATTCCTAAAACTAAGGATGCTAACTGCTTAGGCCAATATAGACCTATAGCTTTGGCTAATTTTAAGTACAAAATTATATCTAAAATTCTTGCAGACAGACTTGGCACTATCCTTCCATCTCTTATTTCTACTGAACAAAAAGGATTTGTCTCGGGAAGAAATATTAAAGATGCTATTTGTTTAACCTTAGAAGCTATTAATGTTCTTAGTAATAAAAGTTTCAGTGGAAATATGGCCCTTAAAATAGATATAGCTAAAGCTTTTGATACTCTTAGTTGGGAATTTTTGATTAAAACTCTTAAAGCTTTTGGTTTCAATGATAAATTTTATGGTTGGATCAAGATTATTCTTAGCTCTGCAACTATTCCTTTTGGTTTAAATGGTAAACAAATTGGCTAATTCCAATGCTCTAATGGGGTGAGGCAAGGTGATCCTTTGTCTCCTCTGTTATTTTGTATAGCTGAGGATGTTCTTAGCAGGGGTATCACAAAACTTATCAACactgatcaaatcaatcttaTCAAGGCTAACAAAAACTGTTTTGTTAATTCTCATACTCTTTTTGCAGATGATATTATGATTTTCTGTAGGGGTGATACAAAATCTCTCAAGGCCATTTCTAATCTTCTCAAAGATTATGCTAGATGTTCTGGCCAATTCTGCAACTTCTCTAAATCTTTAATCTATGCTGGAGGAATGTCTTTAAGTAGACATTGTAGTCTTGCAGAAATCATTGGATTCGTTAAAGCTAATCCTCCTTTCATTTATTTAGGTGTTCTTATGTTTGTTGGTAAACCTAAAGCCTGTAATTTCCTTCATGTTGCAGGTAATATAAGATTGAAGTTGGCTGCCTGGAAAGCAAAGCTTCTCTCAATGGCTGGAAGGGTCCAATTGGTCAAATCTGTTATTCTTAGTATGATGATACACAACATGTCAATCTACAGTTGGCCAGCTAGCATAATTAAAAGATTAGAGACTTGGATGAGAAATTTTATTTGGAGTGGTTGCATTGATAAGAAAAAGTAGGTCACAGTAGCTTGGAAAACCTCCTGCAAAGGAATATATGAAGGAGGACTTGGCATTCTTTCTCTCAAAGCATACAATGCTGCTACTAACATCAATCTCTGTTGAAAATTCCTCAACAACAATCAAAGCTGGGAAAATCTCTTAAATGCAAGAGTTAAGAGAAATGGCCAAGTCATCAAGTACTCTATTAAATCCTCCATTTGGATTGGTATTAAGGAAGCTTACAACTAGGTCATGGAAAACTGTATCTAGATCATTGGAAATGGAAACAGGGTGAACTTCTGGCTGGACAACAGGCTTGGTGAAACCTTGgcttcaaaatttaaaattcttGAGAGGCTTCATAGACATTTAACTTCAATGGTGTGTGACTGGTGGACATCTCAGGGATGGTATGttaagggtaacattcaaatggATCTTCCTTATTTATTGAGTGTCATTTCATCCACTGCCATCCCAGATTTCAATGTAGAGGACAACCTGATTTGGAAAAGCAATACTAATGGTGTCATAAGCTTCAAAACTGCTTACAACATGGTTGTTAAACCTTCTCCCTCAAAACACTGGTCTAAATTTACATGGGACAAGGCATCTCCTCCTTCTCACTCTATGGTGGTGTGGAGGTACATTCATCAAAAAATCTTATTGATGATTGCTTTCTCATTCGTGGATTCTCTATGCCCTCTatgtgctttctttgttgttCCTCTCCGGAAACCATGAATCATCTATTTTTTGGATGTAAGTTCGCTGCAAATTTATGGCATTGGCTCAAGATTCAGTGTGACATTAACTTTTCCTTCCACTGCTTTAATGATTGTCTGAAGGTGATTGATTTGAGTTGGTCTGCTCAAGCTCTTACAGTCTTGAAATCCAGCATTGTCGGCATCTTCTATCACATTTGGGGGTCTCGCAATAAGGCTTGACAGGAGAACGTAAACATTCATTGGAAATCTTGTGCTACGTACTATTGTTGCTGCACAGGCAAAGTTGGTTGGTAACACATCAGGCAAAAAATCAAACTCATCTATTTCTAGTTTCTCCATGCTTAAGAGGTTTGATGTCAATTTAAATCCTCGTAACACTGCTACCTCTTTGGATGTTCTTTGGTCTCCACCTTATCATGGTTGGACTAAGTGTAATGTTGATGGTGTAGCTATCGTCTCTCCTTGGAAATGGGCATGTGGTGGTATTTTCAAGGATAGCAAAGCCAAGCATATTCTCAGTTTCAACATTCCTTTGAGCTGTGAACCTCCTTCCAATGCTGAATTGCTCGCAGCTATTATAGCCATGGAAAAAGCTATGGATTTACAGTTAAATAAATTTTGGTTGGAATCAGACTACACTCTTGTTGTTAAAACTTTCTACAACCATGCTCTTGTGCCGTGGACTATCCGATCTCTTTGGCTTGTTTATTGGTCTTATATGATGATCATTGATTTTATGATCACGCACATATTTagagaagccaatttttgtgcaAATATTCTCGCTAGCGTTGGTTTAGATTGTAACTCCTCTTTCTGGTTTCATCATGTCTATAGGAACATTAGAAAAGACTTTATTTAAATATGGAGGGTACTCCTAAGATTATAATTTGTCACTAAGAGATTTTtggcttgattttttttttttatctattttcctttctcttaatattatcatcttttttggttaaaaaaaatgGAATTATTAAACGCACTAGCCGCCGTCTAACCCATATATATTGAACATAATTAATTTTCAGAAACCATTTATTTACATACGCCACATGTATCTAGTCATAGATTTATACTATCTTTACATGCTGGTTTATTTGGACTCTACTTCAAGGTAAAACATATTTAAGTGCTTCATCATAAAATTTGAACCGTTGGATCAAGTTCCATAAATGTGCAGAGTAGACTACGTCATTCAAATTGGTGACTCTAGACAATTCTAGGCCCACTTCATGACATCAAATAATGAATACAATagggtaaaaaaaaaaagacggATCATATCAAACCTGACAAGGGTAATAGGTTATTGGTTTATTGACTGAATTACTTTAGGTTATTGATTTATTGATTGAATTATTTGGTCATGTCTAATgtataattaaattgaattaaatcagATAATTCAGttgaataaaatttatttttataataaaattatatatttattaaatcggtcgaaTCGGATGATTCGGTGTCTAAAAAATATCACGACATCTATGAAatttaaaaactttaaaatatcataattttacatattcattctttaaatttaaattttaatcacacataataaaataatacaaaatataaatttaaataaattttgaacgaGGTATAAATGGAATAAGAAatagttattttaaaattatcaaaACGGCGTCGTTTTATCCGGAAAAAAAACATGTATTTGATCCTTCGGTTTTTCAAAATCGGATTTATTGATTTTTACCAATTTTAACAAGTTTTAATTGGTTTCCATCGGTTCAATAATATATTTAGTCTAATCAAAGTCGTCTCGATTTTTTGGAGGGCCTGTGTAGATTAGTTATGATCTAAtaatcaaaaaaataattaaagaccCTATTTAACTCATTTTAATAGTAACAAAGATTTATGAGATcctatttaaatacaatttaacCGCAAACTATTTGAGACCCTGTGCGGGAGCCTGTCTTACACGCCCTCAAAAATATCATGAATCTAATAATTAAACCAGACCGATATCTCTAATTTTTGGTGCAACCAATTCAATTGGTCGGTATAGTCTGGTTTAAACACTGAACCAAAGATTATATATAAATTTCATAGAAACccaatatttacttttattttttgacaaaaatatgtaaatttattgttcttttgtgtatagttgacttttattttatatgCTAATGTGGTTTCCACTAACTTTCCGTCAATATAATCCAAGATAACATTCATATTATCTCTTTAGGACAATATCTTTTTGTCGTTTgagttatatttttaatttggcTTCCTATAATTTTAACAAGTGCATATGTCATCCGTGATGTGCATTAAATGATCTCTTTCACAAGTGATTTGCTATTACTGTTATGACTGTATATCATTAAATAAAACAAAGTTTGAACATGAAGTTATAATTGTGATATGATTTATAGATTGAATTCGATTCAAGTCGAATTCTAATATATTCGTCAAAGTTTATTTAAAAGTCACACATTAAATGAGACAAAATGTTAacatgattttataattttataagttgGTTATATTAATTACTTTATAATGAGTATAAGGTGGATATCAACTTGTttagttttaaatatatataGTGTTTATACTTCTGTGAGCCACGGGATAAAAATCTTATGTTAAAAAGTATTTTATAACTTCTTACAAAGTTATGGTaacattaaaaattatttttgttattagtagtatacatatttattattaattttttttattaaatgatggCATTAGAATAAAAGAAGATTGATAAAAAAGATAAGGGGACATAAACCAAGACCCTATCAAGAGAAAATGAACCTAAAGAATGTCATTCCAagtttatttttaacaaaatcaGCCCTTAAACAAGTAGGGATGAAAGAAAAGTAAATAGAATTCGTAATATTAAGTCCTATGTTAGCAAGAGTGTTAGCACAACGTTCACTTTCCGGTAAATATGAGAAACCACAAAATTACAATTAACATCTATGTTTATACAGTTCaaccttctatttctaatgtaccAACGCACTAAAAAAAAGGAGATCTAAAGGTTTTGACCACCGTCGTAGAATCAGTTTCCAGCCAAAGATTGCTCCAATTCTTCTCATAAGCGAACTCAATTGCCACCATGGCACCCAAAAGTTCGGTCATGAGAGAATtagtgttgaaagagtattgtggtgtacttttcgtttatatcgtatccacggggattattgcgatatcaccgccgttctatagcctattttgtcttgagttaatgttactttaattttaggtttgcaaaaggtcattcaatcactttagtagcaaagagtaaattaatgaaggttctaagttaaagaaaatgcatcaagattcgatttcatcgacctaagtttgtatgtttccttataaatatatgcttatgaacttgctaacgatcaatataattacgtatcgacacctatatcgtccgtgtccgcaacgatatagctagatctaccgtattgtttaaccgacgatttctccaccgtttaaacaatacaaataacgttttaaaaccgatacttagtaaacatcaaactctaaatccatgtctgcaacttatagtttgaaagatgatgagttaggtctagatacaaacattgatgtctcaaacatttataccaaagaaaaagctttaataaacaaactaaaccatctatattgatcatcacttgttcatacacatatattcacaagaaaaacatacaaaaggctaggaagattacatcttatcttgatacaaaagggatttagctatccatgagaatggtagctggcacaagaaggaaaggatgaagatcaacaagcatcaaaggcgattaatcgacaatcaaggcttccaatcttcaactctatgtttgctacagtgtattatgctcttggttctctctaaaatatctctacataCATATCAAAGTGATCTGGCtcctaaacaaataaacaaagtttcgcagaccgcgcttagcgcggtgcagcccgctaagcgcgctatcaaaaattgcttaaaccgcccaaccgcgctaagcgggctccagacctcgcttagcgcggaactctctgccagaacttccttcttttcttcaaaaccgcgcttagcgggctcaacctcgcttagcgcgcttccACTTTTCAGCAacccttggctttggtcttggaacatcatcaaaatcctttttccatggtccaagcttccaattatctgtaaaaactacaaaatccaacatagattgcaaagataagaactattcaacaataatataaatataagaataaatatataccaaatgataataaaatactactattaaccacaaaaagacttgaaagttaccaaaaattacctaagatatttacacaaattggtaactaacaattAGCAACACCCAAAAAAGAGACAAACACACCTAAAAAATTACCATCATTATTTCCCACAATGCCTCTgctgttaatttgtaattccttgtgtcgaagctgttactcgaacacaaggtgtgtcaaagtgtgtaacagtttgttacacataagtttgtttttaaatctagatagatttgatttaaatttaaaatagattagatttgatttagctccaaaataggtattttgggcttttatagttttgggctttggcttagggagaaagctaacctaaatctataaatagggagtaaccctcattagtttgtaatcaagtcattatcttgtattcacagaagttgcagttgcaagtgaataacagaatttccacagtttgtgggcagagagaaactctgcagaaaataccttcttcttctctttaatttccgcaaaccctaatcctacttttgttcttatttttcttcattatcatctttaacgataaggaattactcaaaggtttgagagtctaattccaacatctggtatcagagctccggttaatcgattcaaggcaagaagaatggcgatggcaatgagtcatccgaatgggcattttccaacaacactaccaattctgaaaggagataactatgagaattggtgcaagcagatgaaggttgtattatgttgtcaagatctttgggatcttgtaaaagaaggggtagaaccgcttgcagaaggcgcgaaggaggaagaaaaggctgcttataaagaattgaagaagaaagattataaagccctctttataatccatcaatgtctgagtccagacaattttgaaaaggttagtgatatagaatcttcaaaagaagcttgggagattcttgaaaagtcttttggaggtgcagaaaaggtgaaagaggtgaggttacaaactcacaataGAACGTATGAactgcttcagatggaagatagcgaaagcataactgatttcttcactagagttacgaaactagtgaattaaatcaagatatgtggagaagtgtTAACAACAAAAGCTGTTGTTTCGGAGATATTGAGGTCTTTGGCTCCTAAGTTCGATCAcatcgtggtagccatagaagagtcgaaggacttgtcgaagttaacaaaagaagagcttcaagggacgcttgaatctcatgaacaaagaatggctgaaagagctgcaggcaagtcgaagagcgatgtggctttgcaggctcagtcggcaaacgaaaagaaaggcaaaggaagctggactggaaataaaggtagaggtggctacaacaattcgactggtcgaaatcagcaagaag from Vicia villosa cultivar HV-30 ecotype Madison, WI unplaced genomic scaffold, Vvil1.0 ctg.000074F_1_1, whole genome shotgun sequence includes the following:
- the LOC131623580 gene encoding uncharacterized protein LOC131623580; this translates as MLKRFDVNLNPRNTATSLDVLWSPPYHGWTKCNVDGVAIVSPWKWACGGIFKDSKAKHILSFNIPLSCEPPSNAELLAAIIAMEKAMDLQLNKFWLESDYTLVVKTFYNHALVPWTIRSLWLVYWSYMMIIDFMITHIFREANFCANILASVGLDCNSSFWFHHVYRNIRKDFI